A single region of the Triticum dicoccoides isolate Atlit2015 ecotype Zavitan chromosome 2B, WEW_v2.0, whole genome shotgun sequence genome encodes:
- the LOC119361066 gene encoding uncharacterized protein LOC119361066 produces the protein MENATAAPVTEEALPMDTPLAATRPASRRSNPVVERKLVELDDCLAKALNSRPRRYDVDARLFPEIQARIDFLRSLIAAERDSHSHTGGRPGHLVEAEERFGVLERAFQQWAQSVVAAATEDEEADQAASESGSSGGCSCNDSCSGFEFTGLEVASDPKCNPESGDAAEAQKEAAAAIEVAPATGTTARRRWWRRCAALCGAAGVVAVIALAAGLALEFAAVAGPSVNLVPT, from the coding sequence ATGGAGAACGCCACTGCCGCGCCAGTAACGGAAGAAGCCCTGCCCATGGAcacgccgctggcggcgacgcggcCGGCGAGCCGTCGCTCGAACCCCGTGGTGGAGCGGAAGCTCGTCGAACTTGACGACTGCCTCGCCAAGGCGCTGAACTCCCGGCCGCGGCGCTATGACGTGGACGCCAGACTATTCCCGGAGATCCAGGCCAGGATCGACTTCCTCCGCTCGCTCATCGCCGCCGAGCGGGACAGCCACAGCCACACCGGCGGGCGGCCGGGGCACCTTGTCGAGGCCGAGGAGCGCTTCGGCGTCCTCGAGAGGGCGTTCCAGCAGTGGGCGCAGAGTGTCGTCGCCGCGGCAACCGAGGACGAAGAAGCCGATCAGGCGGCATCCGAGTCCGGGTCGTCCGGCGGCTGCTCATGCAACGACTCCTGCTCCGGCTTCGAGTTCACGGGCCTGGAGGTGGCGTCCGACCCCAAGTGCAACCCCGAGAGCGGCGACGCGGCGGAAGCACAAAAGGAGGCGGCCGCGGCGATAGAGGTGGCGCCTGCGACAGGTACTACCGCTCGGCGGCGCTGGTGGAGGCGGTGCGCCGCTCTGTGCGGCGCTGCTGGCGTGGTGGCGGTGATCGCGCTCGCGGCCGGTTTGGCGTTAGAGTTTGCCGCGGTGGCGGGGCCGTCAGTCAACCTTGTTCCGACGTAG